From Panicum hallii strain FIL2 chromosome 2, PHallii_v3.1, whole genome shotgun sequence, a single genomic window includes:
- the LOC112883234 gene encoding phosphoglycolate phosphatase 2-like — MANGLSDPPCGLLTADAARSLVDSVDAFLFDCDGVIWKGDKLIEGVRETMELLRKMGKKIVFVTNNSRKSRRQYSKKFRSLGLEVTEEEIFTSSFAAAMFLKLNNFPPEKKVYVVGEDGILEELKLAGFECFGGPEDGKKNIILEADFHFEHDKSVGAVVVGLDQQFNYYKMQYARTCISENPGCLFIATNRDPTGHMTSAQEWPGAGTMVAAVSCSVQKEPIVVGKPSSFLMDFLLKSFNLETSRMCMVGDRLDTDILFGQSTGCKTLLVLSGCTTLPELQDASNSIHPDVYTNSVYDLVGLLQK; from the exons ATGGCCAACGGGCTCTCGGACCCTCCCTGCGGCCTTCTCACCGCCGACGCCGCTCGATCCCTCGTCGATTCCGTCGACGCCTTCCTCTTCGATTGCGATG GGGTTATTTGGAAGGGGGATAAGCTCATTGAAGGGGTCCGGGAGACGATGGAGCTGCTGCGGAAAATG GGCAAGAAAATAGTTTTTGTAACAAACAACTCTAGAAAGTCAAGAAGGCAATACTCAAAGAAATTCAGATCACTTGGACTTGAAGTTACTGAG GAAGAGATTTTTACATCATCATTTGCGGCAGCCATGTTCTTGAAGTTAAATAATTTTCCCCCAGAAAAGAAG GTTTATGTTGTTGGTGAAGACGGAATTTTGGAAGAGCTCAAGTTAGCTGGTTTTGAATGCTTTGGTGGTCCG GAGGATGGCAAGAAAAACATAATATTGGAGGCGGACTTCCACTTTGAACATGACAAAAGC GTTGGAGCTGTTGTTGTTGGACTTGATCAGCAATTCAATTACTACAAAATGCA GTATGCAAGAACATGTATTAGTGAGAATCCAGGCTGCCTTTTCATTGCGACCAACCGTGATCCAACTGGACATATGACATCTGCCCAAGAATGGCCAG GAGCTGGAACTATGGTTGCTGCAGTAAGCTGCTCAGTACAGAAAGAGCCCATTGTTGTTGGAAAGCCTTCAAGCTTTTTGATGGACTTCCTCTTGAAAAG CTTCAATCTGGAAACATCAAGGATGTGCATGGTGGGTGATAGACTGGATACAGACATACTATTTGGCCAGAGTACTGGCTGCAAGACCCTCCTTGTTTTGTCTG GTTGTACTACCTTACCAGAACTGCAGGACGCTTCCAATAGCATCCATCCAGATGTCTACACAAATAGCGTGTATGATCTCGTTGGGTTATTGCAGAAATAA
- the LOC112880924 gene encoding uncharacterized protein LOC112880924 produces MVRSASALVFQPLSAGSPRLSLDFLSADAATSGFTLFDSHNGLLLLLKETGAGPRFLVCDPVSRRHAHLPSLPAAALSAGEFLGAAILSRAAGSGFEFCAVCLTVHADRPRLWLAGSRDGEGSWLGLPPSRDFRIKWPLSWAENHCVRAAGSIYWHIINDSALALDPNTLQLSYLRAPPMVWDDLGFPNYRIGDTPGDGRLCFAALESQVLRLCARRAGSVDGWVLERKASLTEAFDSVTDLPMDCTWLGDIDPGRTGKVFIRSFGHGHFSYDMDTGKLDRLMTDDGQEYGHPIFAYFM; encoded by the coding sequence ATGGTGCGTTCCGCCTCCGCGCTCGTCTTCCAGCCGCTCTCCGCCGGCTCCCCGCGCCTGTCCCTCGACTTCCTCTCCGCCGACGCCGCCACCTCCGGGTTCACCCTCTTCGACTCCCACAACgggctcctgctcctcctcaaGGAAACCGGCGCGGGGCCCCGCTTCCTCGTCTGCGACCCCGTCTCCCGCCGCCACGCGCATCTCCCGTCGTTGCCGGCCGCCGCGTTATCCGCCGGCGAGTTCCTCGGCGCCGCGATCCTCTCACGCGCCGCTGGAAGCGGCTTCGAGTTCTGCGCCGTCTGCCTCACCGTCCACGCCGACCGACCGCGCCTCTGGCTCGCGGGGTCCCGCGACGGCGAGGGCAGCTGGCTCGGGCTGCCGCCGTCGCGGGACTTCCGCATCAAGTGGCCCCTCAGCTGGGCGGAGAACCACTGCGTGCGCGCCGCCGGCAGCATCTACTGGCACATCATCAACGACTCCGCGCTCGCGCTGGACCCGAACACATTGCAGTTGTCCTACCTGCGGGCGCCACCCATGGTCTGGGACGACCTCGGGTTTCCGAACTACCGCATCGGAGATACGCCGGGTGACGGCCGTCTGTGCTTCGCCGCGCTGGAGAGCCAGGTGCTTCGGCTCTGTGCGCGACGAGCGGGCAGCGTCGACGGGTGGGTGCTGGAGAGAAAGGCGAGCCTGACTGAGGCGTTCGACTCCGTCACGGACCTGCCCATGGACTGCACATGGCTCGGCGACATTGACCCGGGGCGCACTGGCAAGGTGTTCATCAGATCGTTTGGACATGGGCATTTCTCCTACGATATGGACACTGGGAAGTTGGATCGCCTAATGACAGATGACGGCCAGGAGTACGGGCACCCAATCTTTGCATACTTCATGTAA